The following coding sequences lie in one Bacteroidia bacterium genomic window:
- a CDS encoding T9SS type A sorting domain-containing protein produces MKQIYLFLISMIFGITSFGQTATNFTCNDCNGGSHDLFTELDAGKVVVLCWVMPCSTCIPNSKTSYNVVNSYQSTNPGRVFFYMVDDYANTVCSSLNSWANTNGMPQSAFSQRFVNTSINMTNYGAAGMPKIVVLGGSSHSVFFNSTVNTFNSSNLQTAINNALNTTGIENLGFDFNKMSLFPIPAGNQTTLSIDLNEKSNVKVELYNFVGKKVSELNKDQLSSGINEIQINTSELTNGIYFIKISVADRNKLMKLIVSH; encoded by the coding sequence ATGAAACAAATCTATCTATTTTTAATCTCAATGATTTTTGGAATTACGAGTTTTGGACAAACCGCAACAAATTTCACTTGTAATGATTGTAATGGAGGTTCACACGATCTTTTTACTGAACTTGATGCCGGAAAAGTTGTTGTTTTATGCTGGGTAATGCCATGTAGTACGTGTATTCCAAATTCAAAAACATCTTATAATGTTGTAAATAGTTATCAGTCTACAAATCCAGGTCGTGTATTTTTCTATATGGTAGATGACTACGCCAATACAGTATGCAGTTCATTGAATAGTTGGGCAAATACCAATGGGATGCCACAATCAGCATTTTCCCAAAGATTTGTAAATACTTCAATCAATATGACAAACTATGGAGCGGCTGGTATGCCTAAAATCGTAGTACTTGGTGGTTCATCTCACAGTGTTTTCTTTAATAGTACTGTAAATACTTTTAATTCATCAAATTTACAAACTGCTATTAATAATGCACTAAATACAACAGGTATTGAAAATCTAGGTTTTGACTTTAATAAAATGAGCCTATTCCCTATTCCTGCTGGTAATCAAACAACTTTATCAATTGATTTGAATGAAAAATCAAATGTTAAAGTTGAACTTTATAATTTTGTTGGTAAAAAAGTTTCTGAATTAAATAAAGATCAACTTAGTTCTGGGATTAATGAAATACAAATAAATACATCCGAATTAACAAATGGAATTTAT